Proteins encoded within one genomic window of Companilactobacillus zhachilii:
- the rsfS gene encoding ribosome silencing factor, producing MDSKKIMEIAVKAADEKHANDIKVLNISEVSIMADYFVIMDASSQRQVDAIVQSVLDNAGKNDIEIGHVEGNRNSEWVLIDLHDVIIHVFTSEQRDFYNLEKLWSNAPEVDISNLVTE from the coding sequence TTGGACTCAAAAAAAATAATGGAAATTGCTGTGAAAGCAGCCGATGAAAAACATGCAAATGATATCAAAGTTTTAAATATCAGTGAAGTAAGTATCATGGCTGATTACTTTGTTATTATGGATGCTTCATCACAACGTCAAGTAGATGCCATCGTTCAATCAGTTTTGGACAATGCTGGTAAAAATGATATTGAAATTGGTCACGTTGAAGGTAACCGTAACTCTGAATGGGTTTTAATTGATCTTCACGACGTTATTATCCATGTCTTTACGTCAGAACAACGTGATTTCTACAATCTTGAAAAACTCTGGTCAAACGCTCCAGAAGTTGATATTTCAAATTTGGTAACTGAATAA
- the yqeK gene encoding bis(5'-nucleosyl)-tetraphosphatase (symmetrical) YqeK translates to MADDFDYDDIKQGLKREDILNQMQDTLSDFRYGHCLRVEKVARGLAAEYGGDVNRAGLAGLLHDYAKERDDQEFIDTIKKHDLDPDLLNYNNAIWHGIVGAEIIKDELGIYDEDVLNAIRRHTVGSTNMTQVDKCVFVGDFIEPERDFPGIDEARAYAEKSLDAAVAFELKHSVQHLVDKNRTIYPATFVSYNYWIAKGEL, encoded by the coding sequence ATGGCTGATGATTTTGATTATGATGACATTAAGCAAGGTTTAAAACGAGAAGATATTTTAAATCAAATGCAAGATACATTAAGCGATTTTCGCTATGGACACTGTTTAAGAGTTGAAAAAGTTGCTCGTGGTTTAGCGGCTGAATATGGTGGAGATGTAAATCGAGCGGGTTTGGCAGGTCTGTTACATGATTATGCTAAAGAACGTGATGATCAAGAATTCATCGATACAATTAAAAAACATGATTTAGATCCTGATTTGTTGAACTATAATAATGCAATTTGGCATGGAATTGTCGGTGCAGAGATTATCAAAGATGAATTAGGTATTTATGACGAGGATGTTTTAAATGCTATTAGACGGCATACAGTAGGTTCTACTAATATGACACAAGTTGATAAATGTGTTTTTGTTGGTGATTTTATTGAACCCGAACGTGATTTTCCAGGTATTGATGAAGCTAGAGCTTACGCCGAAAAATCACTTGATGCGGCAGTTGCCTTTGAATTGAAACATTCTGTACAACACTTAGTAGATAAAAATAGAACAATCTATCCCGCAACTTTTGTAAGTTACAATTATTGGATAGCAAAAGGAGAATTATAA
- a CDS encoding class I SAM-dependent DNA methyltransferase, producing MIYNSFARVYSELMDDSLYAKWAQYVENQVSEGKSLLDVACGTGDLTILLADKFQVTGTDLSEEMLKIAAEKAKKANKSIPFEQSNMMDLYDFDKFDVITCFDDSICYLQDEDELAVAFNQAFEHLNEGGKYLFDAHSLYQMDEVFPGYMFNHRTEDSAFMWNSFEGEYPHSIEHELTFFNWNDKIKGYSVNTELHKERTYPIETFVMILKDIGFKNVQVSADFGESDVQDDSTRWFFAAEK from the coding sequence ATGATTTATAATTCATTTGCGCGTGTTTACAGTGAATTGATGGATGACTCACTTTATGCAAAATGGGCACAATATGTTGAAAATCAAGTTTCAGAAGGCAAAAGTCTGTTAGATGTAGCTTGTGGAACCGGTGATTTAACGATTTTACTGGCTGATAAATTTCAAGTTACCGGGACAGATTTGTCTGAAGAAATGCTAAAAATTGCAGCTGAGAAGGCTAAAAAAGCTAATAAGTCTATTCCATTTGAGCAAAGTAACATGATGGATCTGTATGATTTTGATAAGTTCGACGTCATTACTTGTTTCGATGATTCCATTTGTTATTTGCAAGATGAAGATGAATTGGCCGTGGCTTTTAATCAAGCTTTTGAACACTTAAATGAAGGTGGAAAATACTTGTTTGATGCGCATTCTTTGTATCAAATGGATGAAGTTTTCCCAGGTTATATGTTCAATCATCGGACTGAAGATTCCGCTTTTATGTGGAATAGTTTTGAAGGTGAATATCCACATAGTATCGAGCATGAATTAACGTTCTTTAATTGGAATGACAAAATCAAAGGTTACTCAGTCAATACTGAGTTGCATAAAGAGCGTACTTATCCGATTGAAACTTTTGTGATGATTTTGAAAGATATTGGTTTCAAAAATGTACAAGTTAGTGCTGATTTTGGAGAGTCAGATGTTCAAGACGATTCAACTCGTTGGTTCTTTGCTGCAGAAAAATAG
- a CDS encoding YqeG family HAD IIIA-type phosphatase, with protein sequence MFKPYIMLDKITDINVEDLKELGITTIMTDLDNTLLPWNSNEYDLSLRKWLNLMAQNDIEVMIVSNNSYERVEKAVSELPVSIVARAVKPLPFVIMKHIKKENIDPKNVLFVGDQVMTDVLAGNMAKLKTVLVKPLVDTDAKKTRVNRFFERPILKIEQKRDKNLYWKDSLNDRK encoded by the coding sequence ATGTTTAAACCGTATATTATGCTTGATAAGATCACTGATATCAATGTTGAAGATCTAAAAGAACTTGGTATCACAACTATCATGACAGATTTGGATAATACTCTTTTGCCATGGAATAGTAACGAATATGATTTATCACTCCGTAAATGGCTTAATCTAATGGCCCAAAATGATATAGAAGTTATGATCGTGTCTAACAACAGTTATGAGCGAGTGGAAAAAGCCGTCAGTGAGTTACCCGTCAGCATCGTAGCTCGGGCTGTAAAACCATTGCCATTCGTGATCATGAAGCACATTAAAAAAGAAAATATCGACCCTAAAAATGTTTTATTTGTCGGGGATCAAGTTATGACTGATGTTTTAGCTGGAAATATGGCTAAATTAAAAACAGTTTTGGTCAAGCCGCTTGTTGATACAGATGCAAAGAAAACCCGCGTTAATAGATTTTTTGAGCGTCCGATTCTAAAAATAGAACAAAAGCGTGATAAGAATTTATATTGGAAGGATTCATTAAATGACAGAAAATGA
- a CDS encoding YceD family protein has protein sequence MLNWDVQDVRRYKDKPFEFEEKLDLTAELKQRSSDVLDATVVEVKGQLFNDNGLVISDVKVKTTLKVPSTRSLLPVELPLDIRINEAYNIDNVDTEELEDYNIVLPIDEEDPTINVYESIIDNILLSIPQKVLTKKEAEENIMPSGKNWEVISEDDFKKQKEEEHVNPEFAKLKDLFKNNNDEE, from the coding sequence ATGCTAAATTGGGATGTTCAAGATGTTCGCCGCTACAAAGACAAACCTTTTGAATTTGAAGAAAAACTCGATTTAACTGCTGAATTAAAGCAACGTTCAAGTGATGTCTTGGACGCAACAGTCGTTGAAGTTAAAGGGCAATTGTTTAACGACAATGGTCTGGTGATTTCTGATGTGAAGGTTAAGACAACTTTGAAGGTGCCTTCAACCAGAAGTCTATTACCAGTTGAATTACCATTAGATATTAGAATCAATGAAGCCTATAACATTGATAATGTCGATACTGAAGAATTGGAAGATTATAATATTGTTTTACCAATCGATGAAGAGGACCCAACAATCAATGTCTATGAGTCAATTATTGATAATATTTTGTTGAGTATTCCGCAAAAGGTTTTAACTAAGAAGGAAGCTGAAGAAAATATTATGCCTTCTGGTAAGAACTGGGAAGTTATCTCAGAAGATGATTTCAAGAAGCAAAAAGAGGAAGAGCATGTTAATCCTGAATTTGCTAAATTAAAAGATTTATTTAAAAATAATAACGATGAGGAGTAG
- the gndA gene encoding NADP-dependent phosphogluconate dehydrogenase has translation MAKPQIGVIGMAVMGKNLALNIESRGYEVAIYNRTGSKTKAVVEEHPEKKLVPSYTIEDFVDSLEKPRRIMMMVKAGAGTDAVIKQLLPLLDKGDVLIDGGNTFFEDTMERNARLDKSGINFIGMGVSGGELGALKGPSLMPGGQKEAYDLVAPILEQISAKADEDGAPCVTYIGPNGAGHYVKMVHNGIEYGDMELISESYNLLKHLFNNDVNKIADVFNDWNKGELSSYLIDITAQILTRKDDEGSDDYIVNKIMDKAGNKGTGKWSSQSALELGVPQSLITESVYSRYVSAYKDERVKASKVLPAPTNTPEIKNVDELVAKIRKALYFSKIISYAQGFAQMKAASDNYDWDLNYGKIAQIWRAGCIIRAQFLQKITDAYDEDPKLDNLLLNDYFKGIVEEYQSDVRDVVSYAVQAGIPVSGFMAAISYYDQYRSEVLPANLIQAQRDYFGAHTYERNDKPGIFHYTWYEEQ, from the coding sequence ATGGCGAAACCACAAATTGGTGTTATCGGTATGGCTGTCATGGGTAAGAATCTTGCCCTAAATATTGAAAGTCGCGGATATGAAGTTGCTATCTATAACCGTACAGGTTCAAAGACTAAGGCGGTTGTTGAAGAGCATCCAGAAAAGAAATTAGTACCAAGTTATACAATTGAGGATTTTGTAGACTCACTAGAAAAACCACGTCGTATCATGATGATGGTTAAGGCTGGTGCTGGTACTGATGCTGTTATCAAACAATTACTACCTTTACTAGATAAAGGTGATGTTTTGATTGATGGTGGTAACACATTCTTCGAAGATACTATGGAACGTAATGCACGCTTAGATAAATCAGGTATTAACTTTATTGGTATGGGTGTTTCTGGTGGTGAACTAGGTGCCCTAAAAGGACCTTCATTGATGCCCGGTGGTCAAAAAGAAGCTTATGATTTAGTTGCTCCTATTTTGGAACAAATTTCAGCTAAAGCTGACGAAGACGGTGCTCCATGTGTTACATATATCGGACCTAACGGTGCTGGTCACTATGTAAAGATGGTCCACAATGGTATCGAATACGGCGATATGGAATTAATTTCAGAAAGTTACAACTTGTTGAAGCACTTGTTTAACAATGATGTTAACAAGATTGCTGATGTCTTCAATGACTGGAACAAGGGTGAACTTTCAAGTTACTTGATTGATATCACTGCTCAAATCTTAACAAGAAAAGACGACGAAGGCTCAGATGACTACATCGTCAACAAGATTATGGATAAAGCTGGTAACAAGGGTACTGGTAAGTGGAGTTCACAAAGTGCTCTAGAACTTGGTGTTCCACAATCATTGATTACTGAATCTGTTTACTCACGTTACGTTTCAGCTTATAAAGACGAACGTGTTAAGGCAAGCAAGGTTCTTCCAGCACCTACTAACACTCCTGAAATCAAGAATGTTGATGAATTAGTTGCTAAGATTCGTAAGGCTTTGTACTTCAGTAAGATCATCAGTTATGCTCAAGGATTTGCACAAATGAAAGCTGCTTCAGATAACTACGATTGGGACCTTAACTATGGTAAAATCGCTCAAATCTGGCGTGCTGGTTGTATCATTCGTGCTCAATTCTTGCAAAAGATTACTGATGCTTACGACGAAGATCCAAAACTAGACAACTTACTATTAAACGATTACTTTAAGGGTATCGTTGAAGAATATCAATCAGATGTTCGTGACGTTGTTAGTTACGCCGTTCAAGCAGGAATCCCAGTTTCAGGTTTCATGGCTGCTATTTCATACTATGATCAATATCGTTCAGAAGTATTGCCTGCTAACTTGATTCAAGCTCAAAGAGATTACTTTGGTGCTCATACTTATGAGAGAAATGATAAACCAGGTATTTTCCACTATACTTGGTATGAAGAACAATAA
- a CDS encoding bacteriocin immunity protein, producing MDEKSNNLIKSLGAAYNNQMIKNNAELKKAVEECARPLMGNNDDKVYFEVIAKLSHCVVNYYQASREEVPEEIKAIYEQIQKDVPAKSVVGKRLRRQFKDDKLASIL from the coding sequence ATGGATGAAAAAAGTAATAATTTAATAAAAAGTTTGGGTGCCGCTTATAACAATCAAATGATTAAAAATAATGCAGAACTAAAAAAGGCTGTTGAAGAATGTGCCCGACCTTTGATGGGTAATAATGATGATAAAGTTTACTTTGAAGTCATTGCTAAGTTATCCCACTGTGTTGTTAATTATTATCAAGCAAGTAGGGAAGAGGTCCCTGAAGAAATCAAGGCTATTTATGAACAAATTCAAAAAGATGTTCCTGCTAAGAGTGTTGTGGGTAAGAGGTTACGTAGACAATTTAAAGATGATAAGTTAGCATCAATTTTGTGA
- the yqeH gene encoding ribosome biogenesis GTPase YqeH, with product MTENDEKLYCMGCGAQIQTEDKDKPGYVQASTLKKYLEDDGDEEKELFCKRCFRLRNYNEITDVDVSDDDFLKLLDSIADEDALVVNVVDIFDYEGSVIPGLQRFVGDKKILVVGNKVDLLPNSVNNNRLLNWLQQKSKENGIKSVDQIMVSAVKGTNVDKLMDMIEKYRDGKDVYVVGTTNTGKSTLINRIISARTDVKDLITTSRFPGTTLDQIDIPLDDGHNLIDTPGIIHRYQLAHFLNANDLKTVTPKKPLRPATFQLRDNQTIFVAGLARFDFLNERTNATFYVTQGLPLHRTKTANADEFYKKHLGDILTPPTDIKEFPEFKSQIFSAHEKSDIVIYGLGWLTIPAGTKVKAYVPDGVRVSIRNAII from the coding sequence ATGACAGAAAATGATGAAAAGTTGTACTGCATGGGATGCGGTGCACAAATTCAAACTGAGGATAAAGATAAGCCAGGTTATGTTCAAGCTTCAACTTTAAAGAAGTATCTTGAAGATGATGGCGATGAGGAAAAAGAACTCTTTTGTAAGAGATGTTTCCGTCTTCGTAATTACAATGAAATCACTGATGTTGATGTGTCAGATGACGACTTTTTGAAGTTGTTAGATTCAATTGCTGATGAGGATGCATTGGTAGTGAACGTTGTCGATATCTTTGACTATGAAGGTAGTGTTATCCCTGGTTTGCAACGCTTTGTTGGTGACAAAAAGATTCTAGTTGTCGGTAATAAAGTTGATTTATTGCCTAATTCAGTTAATAACAACCGCTTATTGAACTGGTTGCAACAAAAGAGTAAGGAAAATGGTATCAAGTCAGTTGACCAGATTATGGTTTCTGCAGTTAAGGGAACTAATGTCGATAAATTGATGGACATGATCGAAAAATATCGTGATGGTAAAGATGTTTATGTTGTCGGAACTACTAATACTGGTAAATCAACTTTGATCAACCGTATTATCAGTGCTAGAACTGATGTGAAAGATTTAATCACGACTTCAAGATTCCCCGGAACGACACTAGATCAAATTGATATTCCTTTGGATGATGGTCACAACTTGATTGATACACCCGGAATCATTCACCGTTACCAACTAGCACATTTTCTAAATGCTAATGATTTGAAGACTGTGACACCAAAGAAACCTTTGCGTCCAGCAACCTTCCAATTACGCGATAATCAAACTATTTTTGTGGCAGGACTAGCTCGGTTTGATTTTCTAAATGAACGTACGAACGCAACCTTCTACGTTACCCAAGGATTGCCACTTCATAGAACCAAGACCGCTAACGCCGATGAATTTTATAAAAAACATTTAGGCGATATTTTAACACCACCAACCGATATCAAAGAATTTCCTGAGTTTAAGAGCCAAATTTTCTCAGCCCATGAAAAGTCAGATATCGTTATTTACGGTTTAGGTTGGTTAACAATTCCCGCCGGAACAAAAGTGAAAGCTTATGTTCCAGATGGAGTTCGTGTTTCAATTAGAAACGCAATTATTTAA
- a CDS encoding YhbY family RNA-binding protein: MIIKGKKNRYLRSQAATMKPALQVGREGITENLLNQFEVLIEKNELIKISLLQNTRVEPQDMIDALTEFDANIVPIQTIGSKMIFYKKASKIKNRKYSVELEKM; encoded by the coding sequence ATGATTATTAAAGGAAAAAAGAACCGTTACTTGAGAAGTCAAGCAGCCACAATGAAACCGGCACTCCAAGTTGGACGTGAAGGAATCACTGAAAATCTTTTGAATCAATTTGAAGTTTTGATTGAAAAGAATGAACTTATTAAGATTTCACTTTTACAAAATACTAGAGTGGAACCTCAAGATATGATTGATGCATTAACTGAGTTTGATGCAAACATCGTTCCAATCCAAACAATCGGTTCAAAGATGATTTTTTATAAGAAAGCTTCAAAAATTAAAAATCGTAAGTATTCGGTTGAACTAGAGAAGATGTAA
- a CDS encoding nucleotidyltransferase, giving the protein MKVYGLIAEFNPFHNGHKLFVDSIKQKYHPDVLIAVMSGNFVQRGDFAILDKWDRAKLAVELGVDLVIELPVAYAVEPAELFAKGAIKLLETANIDTLVFGTEQQVDFDTIVKKISQVDGTFNQDYQQSSALNLTNYYQSMGIDVSKLPNQLLGLNYVQQIQKQALKINVQTIQRLPSDFSATKVRHRLANNQSVTDLVPELTQKLLVSRPTVTWNNYFPFFKYRITSSSVEELHQIYQMVEGLEYKLKKEIVTSDNFEQFLEQVKSKRYTMARLRRLMIYVLLNVKADEINNVYKNTYLRILGFNKTGQKYLNALKKSDVNLITRVGKKENNILDLEIRADRIRQLVTNQEENFGRMPYMKGVN; this is encoded by the coding sequence ATGAAAGTTTATGGTTTAATTGCCGAATTTAATCCGTTTCACAATGGTCATAAATTGTTCGTTGATTCAATCAAACAAAAATATCACCCTGATGTATTGATTGCCGTTATGTCTGGCAATTTTGTCCAGCGGGGTGATTTTGCGATTTTAGATAAATGGGATCGTGCTAAACTAGCTGTGGAATTGGGTGTCGATTTGGTGATTGAATTGCCAGTGGCGTATGCGGTTGAACCGGCCGAGTTATTTGCTAAAGGTGCAATTAAGTTGTTAGAGACTGCAAACATTGATACATTGGTCTTTGGGACTGAGCAACAGGTGGATTTTGATACCATTGTTAAAAAAATATCACAAGTAGACGGTACCTTTAATCAGGATTATCAACAAAGTTCAGCCTTGAATTTGACTAATTATTATCAGTCGATGGGGATTGATGTTTCTAAGTTGCCTAATCAATTATTAGGATTAAACTATGTACAGCAAATTCAAAAACAAGCTTTAAAAATTAATGTTCAAACGATTCAACGCCTGCCAAGTGATTTTAGTGCAACTAAAGTTCGTCATCGTTTAGCCAACAATCAGTCTGTTACTGATTTGGTACCAGAGTTAACGCAAAAATTATTAGTCAGTCGTCCCACTGTAACTTGGAATAACTATTTTCCATTTTTTAAATATCGTATAACAAGTTCATCGGTAGAGGAGTTACATCAAATCTATCAAATGGTTGAAGGACTTGAATATAAATTGAAGAAAGAAATTGTTACGAGTGATAATTTTGAGCAGTTTCTTGAACAAGTTAAGTCAAAACGCTATACTATGGCTCGGCTAAGACGTTTAATGATCTATGTTTTGTTAAATGTTAAAGCCGATGAAATTAATAATGTGTACAAAAATACTTATTTGAGAATATTAGGTTTTAACAAAACTGGTCAAAAGTATTTAAATGCTTTGAAGAAATCAGATGTTAATTTAATTACTCGAGTAGGAAAAAAAGAAAATAACATTCTTGATTTAGAAATTAGAGCTGATCGTATACGCCAGCTTGTGACTAATCAAGAAGAAAATTTTGGAAGAATGCCTTATATGAAAGGGGTAAATTAA
- the rpmI gene encoding 50S ribosomal protein L35: protein MPKQKTHRASAKRFKKTANGGWKRMHAYTSHRFHGKTKKQRRQLAKPGMVSSSDMKRIKQMLATY from the coding sequence ATGCCTAAACAAAAGACACACCGCGCATCAGCAAAGAGATTTAAGAAGACTGCTAATGGTGGTTGGAAGAGAATGCATGCTTACACAAGTCACCGTTTCCACGGTAAGACAAAGAAGCAACGTCGCCAATTGGCTAAGCCAGGTATGGTCAGCTCAAGTGATATGAAACGTATCAAACAAATGTTAGCTACATACTAA
- the infC gene encoding translation initiation factor IF-3: MARDLLINDQIRAKEVRLISENGDQVGVKPKAEAQRLAEAANMDLVLMSPGAKPPVARIMDYGKYKFDLQKKDREARKKQKTVSLKEVRLSPTIEENDFNTKLNNARKFLAKGDKVKVSLRFKGRAITHKEIGKEVLDRVAEKTKDVATVTTRPKMDGRSMFLMLDPINAKDNKKKK; encoded by the coding sequence ATAGCAAGAGATTTATTAATAAATGATCAAATACGTGCTAAAGAAGTACGACTAATTTCTGAAAATGGTGATCAAGTTGGTGTTAAGCCAAAAGCTGAAGCACAACGTTTAGCTGAAGCAGCTAATATGGACTTAGTTCTAATGTCACCAGGTGCTAAACCACCTGTTGCCAGAATTATGGACTATGGTAAGTATAAGTTTGATCTTCAAAAGAAAGATAGAGAAGCACGTAAAAAACAGAAAACTGTTAGTCTTAAGGAAGTACGATTGAGTCCAACTATTGAAGAAAACGACTTCAATACTAAGCTTAATAATGCTCGCAAGTTCTTGGCTAAAGGTGATAAGGTCAAAGTTTCTCTTCGCTTTAAGGGTAGAGCAATCACTCATAAAGAGATAGGTAAGGAAGTCCTAGACCGTGTTGCTGAAAAGACCAAGGATGTTGCTACGGTAACTACAAGGCCTAAAATGGACGGTCGTAGTATGTTCTTAATGCTTGATCCAATTAACGCAAAAGATAACAAAAAGAAGAAATAG
- the rplT gene encoding 50S ribosomal protein L20 gives MPRVKGGTVTRKRRKKVLKLAKGYRGSKHITFKAAHTQIMVSYRYAFRDRRQVKRDFRKIWIARINAAARMNEISYSKLMHGLKLANVDINRKMLAQIAIEDPKAFTSLVDTAKKALA, from the coding sequence ATGCCACGTGTAAAAGGTGGAACAGTAACTCGCAAACGTCGTAAGAAAGTTTTAAAATTAGCTAAGGGATATCGTGGTTCAAAACATATCACTTTTAAAGCAGCACATACTCAAATCATGGTTTCATACCGTTACGCATTCCGTGATCGTCGCCAAGTTAAGCGCGATTTCCGTAAGATTTGGATTGCTAGAATTAATGCTGCTGCAAGAATGAACGAAATCAGTTACAGCAAGTTAATGCATGGTTTGAAATTAGCTAATGTTGACATCAACCGTAAGATGCTAGCTCAAATCGCTATTGAAGATCCAAAGGCATTCACAAGTTTAGTAGATACAGCTAAGAAAGCTTTAGCTTAA
- a CDS encoding nicotinate-nucleotide adenylyltransferase: MNTQKQLLTKAKLEFHSNLPKRHVGILGGTFNPIHLGHLVIADQVYEQLCLDKVLFLPDKIPPHRGVKKAIPTIDTNDRIEMIKLAIRDNMHFDLDLTDIRRGGVSYTYDTIKMLKDLNPNTEYYFIIGGDMVENLPKWSHIDELVQMVHFVGVCRKGFEKKSNYPILWVNTPELEISSSMIRERIQKGQSVKYLVPDDVAWYIKDRGLYNG, encoded by the coding sequence ATGAATACTCAAAAACAATTATTAACTAAAGCAAAATTAGAATTTCATAGTAACTTGCCTAAACGTCATGTTGGTATTTTGGGTGGAACTTTTAATCCGATTCATCTGGGTCACTTGGTGATTGCGGATCAAGTTTATGAGCAACTTTGTTTGGATAAGGTACTCTTTTTGCCTGATAAAATTCCACCTCATCGTGGGGTGAAAAAGGCGATACCAACGATTGATACTAATGATCGTATCGAAATGATTAAGTTAGCCATTCGTGATAATATGCATTTTGATTTGGATCTAACTGATATTCGTCGTGGCGGGGTTAGTTATACTTATGACACGATTAAAATGTTGAAAGATTTGAATCCTAATACGGAGTATTACTTTATTATTGGTGGCGACATGGTGGAAAATTTGCCTAAGTGGTCACATATTGATGAATTAGTACAAATGGTTCATTTTGTTGGAGTTTGTCGAAAAGGTTTTGAGAAAAAGTCAAACTATCCTATACTTTGGGTAAATACTCCTGAGCTTGAGATTAGTTCGAGTATGATTCGCGAACGCATTCAAAAGGGACAGTCGGTCAAGTACCTTGTTCCTGATGATGTGGCGTGGTATATAAAGGATAGGGGACTTTATAATGGCTGA